Below is a window of Gossypium hirsutum isolate 1008001.06 chromosome A12, Gossypium_hirsutum_v2.1, whole genome shotgun sequence DNA.
TACCTTATCGTTTCGGAAAGGTTGTAGGACTAGACTGTTTAGTTACAGAGAGCTAGACGAAGCAACTAGAGCATTCGAAGACAGTCAGATGCTAGTAAATGACAAAAATGGCACAATTCATGCAGGTATCCTTAGTGATGGCTCACATATAGCCGTGCAGAAAGTGCAATGCGAGACTGAACGAGACTTAATCGATGTTCTATCGAGAATTGAGCTTATATCATCTGTTGTACATAGGAATTTAGCTCGACTGGTCGGATGTTGTATCGAATCTGGTTCCACTTTATTGGTGGTATATGAATATCCTGCAAATGGTACCTTGGAGAAACATTTGCAATATAGCAAGGGACAAAAATTTGTTCTGGATTGGTACAAGAGATTGAGAATAGCTACTGAAATTGCAAGTATCTTAGCATACATGCAATATGAGATTGCTCCACCAATCTTTCACCATGGACTTAAATTGTCTGACTATGTTTTTCTCGATGTGGATTTCTCGGTTAAGATTTCCGGTTTAGCATTGCTTAGCTCGGGGTGCGGAGATGGTCACAACAACTATGAAAACGATGTTTACGACTTCGGTTTGTTACTATTAGAGATAATTTCAGGAAACAAATATACAAACATGCCAACAGTAGCTTTAGAAAAGATCAAGAGTGGGAAACTAGAAGAAATAGTGGATCCGTCTCTTTCCTACCACGAACAACCGATAACTCGTCGAGAACAAATTGAAATAGTTGCAGACATAGCAACAAGGTGCTTGTTGTTTGGTGCAGATGCCAAGATTGGAATGATTGATGTTGCAAAGGAGTTGGTACATATTGCAAAAGAGGGAAATAAGAAGGGACCTGAATTTGAAGAAACATTTTCAAACTCAAGCTTGCTTCAAATGATTTCCATGTCACCTGATTCTATACATGTCCCTTGAAAATCGcatctattttcataaaaatcatccatgaatttcaataaaaattatcagCTACGAAGTATATGCTGAGCTTACCTTCATTCACATATCTAATTGCATGTATAGGATTCACAACTTGTATTTGATGAAAACTACTTGCTGCTGGTTGTATTACTACACAATGTCTTTCATAATATAGTTAGTGTatgaatattgcaaaatttgacACTTCCTCATTGCAATTTCCCTATGAGTAGAGTGGTACGGTTTCAATTTCAAGTCTTACAGATGAAGAAAACAATGTTACTATGAACCCGACGAAACAACGTGGAAGGACAATCAGTGTTCTTTCACTCCCAATAGATCAATTCAGTAACTATGGACAACctaataacataatatataaacaatCGATGCAATAAACCACAATATTGTAAGCAAAAATAATAAACTGAGACTCATAATTTTTACGTGAAAAACTCCCTTAAAAGCAAAGGGTAAAAACCACGAGACTTGAAAGTCCACTAAATGCTCTACTGTATAAAAAGTCTTACTACAAGATTACAATACAAAGCCACAACAAAAGGGTATAACTCAACAAGAGCTATCAAACAGTTAATCccaaacaaatttaaaaacaaattaaagagaaaagttGAGCATTTCATCCAAAAAGTGGCTGACTTTGAAAGCTGAAAACCTGAAGCTACAGTAATCCAAACGAAAAATGGACCATACACATTTCAGATCTTCGAGTCTACTAGCTACTGTAAGAAATCAGCTCCAACAGACACCGGATGGACCTCTAATCgaagaaaatatgaaagttgGTCTGGGTGTTAAAAATACTGCTCTCAATCTTTTGTTTTCgacttgtgacaaaaaaaaaacaaaggttttACTACCCCTAAACATAAATAATAGGACTCACACAAACAAGTGAGCTATCGCATAATGAGACAATCTACGACCCAACATATTTGACTATTCACATAAGAACAAACataattatttattacatattaatAATAATCAATCAGGTAAAATTTGAGAGTAGGCAAATTTTTAGCAAAAAATTAACCATATTTAAAAGTAAAAGCCTAACCATAGAAAAAAAAGGGAGTGCAGAGAAGACGGGGGACATTGAACAAAGCCTTAAACCAAACCCCATTTTTGTCTCAACAGCAGACACGAGGCAACTACATGCCTTAAAGCATTGACCACCCTGTTTTGTCTCTTgttcaaaatttcaagtttcaacACTCCATGCTATATATATTTTACCTATAGATCACCCACAGCTTTAGGATCAATAATCTaaggctttttttttttcctttattttttgtgtttgtaTAATATTCTTAGCCCACAAACAAGGTACGTACATGTGTTTTCATTTTTTGCATTGTTTAGGATCACAAGAGAACCCCTTTTTATTGTTTTGTCTATAGTAGAATGCATTGCACGTTTGAAACTTTATTCAGCTCGTATTTCATGGCCATATCATTTCTGGGTTTAAGTGCAAACGCACAAGTTCCAGTAAGATTTTATTGAAATCCTACTAGAATTTATGTTTCAAAGCTTTGAACTTTGGGCATAAGTGTAAAGCATTTTTGTCCATTAACATTGATGACTGGACTAACATAAAATTATCataatttgattgaaaaaaagaTGGCTGAAGGAGAAGCAAATGCAAATGAAACTTCACGTCAAGCACCTAAGTTGAATGAAAGGATCCTTTCATCTTTATCAAGGAGATCAGTTGCTGCACATCCTTGGCATGATCTTGAGATTGGTACTTATCCCATTAATGAATGATTCATGTTTGTGATATTGTTTAAGTGAATAATCACATTGGGAAACTAATCTTTTGGTAAAATATCGTCTACAGGGCCCGATGCTCCGAATGTTTTCAACTGTGTATGTGTTCTTTCTAAGGGCTAAAAATTATGTTTGACATTACATTCATCCATACaagcaaatttttgtttttgtgttcAACTGGACAGGTTGTTGAGATAGCAAAAGGTAGCAAGGTCAAATATGAACTTGACAAGAAAACCGGAATGATTAAGGTACGAAATGCTTTACATCAGACCGGTTGTTCCGTCCCCATCGTTCAAATACTACCGGTCATGTTGCATGTGTTCTCACTGTTTAAAACGAATCTCAGGTCGATCGAGTTCTGTATTCTTCGGTGGTCTATCCACACAACTACGGTTTCATCCCTCGTACACTATGCGAAGACAACGATCCATTGGATTGTTTGGTTATAATGCAGGTGAACTTCCTGCATGCCAAATTTAGATTAGTCCTACAACTTGATTGTTACATATGACATTTCGTTCTGATAGGAACCTGTTGTTCCCGGATGTTTCGTGCGAGCCAGAGCACTTGGACTAATGCCAATGATTGACCAGGTATATTATCATCATTTCCTTTGAAGTATATCCTTTTTGACACTTCTTTTTTATTCTAACTACTTCATCATTGTCAACATAGGGGGAGAAAGATGATAAGATCATTGCAGTTTGTGCCGATGATCCCGAATACAAACACTACACTGATATCAAAGAACTTCCTCCTCACCGCCTTACCGAGATCAAACGTTTCTTCGAAGACTGTATCCTTTTCCATCTCGAATCCATAAAAATCCCATTGTTCCCCCTATTGTTCTAGATTTTCTTAACATAACACAGACAAGAAAAATGAGAACAAAGAGGTGGCAGTGAATGACATTTTACCTTCAAGCACTGCATTTGAAGCCATACAGCATTCAATGTAAAACCCTTTCctttaaaacatatatatctGATAAGGTAATTTCCCATATCTGATACTGCGTTGTTTTTTGCTATGGTAATGCAGGGACCTGTATGGAGAGTACCTTCTGCAAACTCTGAGTAAATAGGCAAAAAGAAGCTATTTTTATCAATTCATCATGCATCATGTTCATAATACTAAATAAAACAATCTTGCCAATAAGATTGATTACATTATTTTTTTGTAGTTAttgaaaattatattattgtttaCTGGATTGAAAGTTAAAATTCTCTTGTAGGGGAAAAACAATATTGATAAACACAATGTTGATCACTTACTAGAATGGTGATTGGGATTTTCTCCTATCTTCTGTAATCTTTGTagagatatttttgatgaataaTAATAACCTTACTGAAACAActgtgataaaaaaaaaaaaagggtgccATTTGTTATTCATAAAACATATGATCAATCATGGTTCTCTTTCATATTTTTGTGACCaaaatttggttaaaatattATTGAAGTCATTGTACTCTTCCTAcaattgaaatttaatctttctacttttattttcataaatttagtctttacattcttcaaatttcaaattttaggttCCTTGTTGATacagttaaaatttttctattaaactCACTGgtttgatattttgaaaaaaaaaatcatttgatacTATGCATGTAACAAAAAGATAatattgtattgaatttgaatttaatagaagaagATCCTTTTTTGGCTCTCTCTTTAATTCTATGTCTCTTATCTCTAGGAGGTCTTCTTCCACTAGTAGGTTTTTTTGAAAAACTCTATTTATTTTGGTATGGATGGCAACCAGGCCTATATTTCTTGGTTTCAATAGAACTCCTTACGAGcgttatttatatatactattatctaAAAATAATTAGACTGGACGAAACTAAGAAATAACCCCTTACGTGCGAAATTATAGAAGATCTCCTTTAAGATCAAACAATTCCATCGAATTAAGTATGATTGCATGTGTGATAGCATCTACTATACTAGGAATATCAATTAACCCAATTATTACAATTGCTCAGGATACCTTTTTTAGTTTAGCTTCTAGAATCTATTTCTTAGTTCAAGGTCTCTCTTTACTAACTAGAATCAAAGAATTAGTAGATTTGTCTCGCTTAAACCGTGTTAATAATTAGacttacattttaaaatttaaaaagtaaaagcaCTAATTCCTTTCTTTCCGAGAttaaaggaaaaacaaaattgaTAAATAGAATGTTATTCACTTATTAGAATGGTGTCTGAgatttttttccctatttttgtaatatttttagagattttttttctttcttttttgttgaaTAACCTTGTTGAAATAACTGTGATCAGAAGGTGCTATTTGTGTAATACATCATAAAACATATGATCTGTCATGAGCAAAAACGGGTTAAAATatgctcaaaatttatgtttttttttaaagaaattagttgatatattttttagatttaaaattttagtttcgtattgttaaaaattttctGCTAAATTATTTTCctaacattttgaaataataaaaaaaaatcttataatgAAGTGACATAAAAAATCTCATAATAGTTGGATCTTGTCTGATTCTTTTAAATAAACAGTTGAGATAAAAAGGGAGGAAAAGAAACACCAATTTACTATTGGTCATGCCACGtaaaatttgtattaaaaaatatgagtttatgttttaaccaattcaatggattttaacattaaagaatgagataaaatattttttaaaggaaaacAACATATTGATAAATGGTTTAACAAGTTCCATGCCAAAGCACAATTTCCTAGTTTCTAATGTGGTTAAATTAAGTGGTTACAGTCtcctcaattttattttttaattatgattattgaTTTAAAAGGTATCTCACTTTAATAATATTTCATCTCAAACATTATTCTATAGGAGATTTAAATTTAACacaaaaaattatcaatattaacaaaatttttatttttaattctaaaaa
It encodes the following:
- the LOC107938536 gene encoding soluble inorganic pyrophosphatase 1 isoform X2, with translation MAEGEANANETSRQAPKLNERILSSLSRRSVAAHPWHDLEIGPDAPNVFNCVVEIAKGSKVKYELDKKTGMIKVDRVLYSSVVYPHNYGFIPRTLCEDNDPLDCLVIMQEPVVPGCFVRARALGLMPMIDQGEKDDKIIAVCADDPEYKHYTDIKELPPHRLTEIKRFFEDYKKNENKEVAVNDILPSSTAFEAIQHSMDLYGEYLLQTLSK
- the LOC107938536 gene encoding soluble inorganic pyrophosphatase 1 isoform X1, which translates into the protein MHCTFETLFSSYFMAISFLGLSANAQVPMAEGEANANETSRQAPKLNERILSSLSRRSVAAHPWHDLEIGPDAPNVFNCVVEIAKGSKVKYELDKKTGMIKVDRVLYSSVVYPHNYGFIPRTLCEDNDPLDCLVIMQEPVVPGCFVRARALGLMPMIDQGEKDDKIIAVCADDPEYKHYTDIKELPPHRLTEIKRFFEDYKKNENKEVAVNDILPSSTAFEAIQHSMDLYGEYLLQTLSK